A portion of the Thermoflexus hugenholtzii JAD2 genome contains these proteins:
- a CDS encoding bifunctional nuclease family protein encodes MIEVVIDSIRASLMSQHRVIILRERESDRYLPIWIGPYEAEAINIELQQIEVARPLTHDLLKNVITEMGGTVLYVVVNDLRNDTFYARIIIQMDSRRLEIDSRPSDAIALAVRARVPIYVDEDVMERAGVNPREEEIESESLESPEAKLEESPFRDLIESLDLDDLGEGGEE; translated from the coding sequence ATGATTGAGGTGGTGATCGACAGCATCCGCGCCAGCCTGATGTCCCAGCATCGGGTGATCATCCTGCGGGAGCGGGAGAGCGACCGTTACCTTCCGATCTGGATCGGCCCCTATGAGGCGGAGGCCATCAACATCGAGTTGCAGCAGATCGAGGTGGCCCGCCCCCTCACCCACGACCTCCTCAAGAACGTGATCACCGAGATGGGGGGGACGGTGCTCTACGTGGTGGTCAACGATCTCCGCAACGACACCTTCTACGCTCGCATCATCATCCAGATGGACTCCCGGCGCTTGGAGATCGACTCCCGTCCCAGCGACGCCATCGCCCTCGCGGTCCGGGCCCGCGTGCCCATCTATGTGGATGAGGACGTGATGGAGCGGGCGGGGGTCAACCCGCGGGAGGAGGAGATCGAGAGCGAGAGCCTGGAGAGCCCCGAGGCGAAGCTCGAGGAGTCCCCCTTCCGCGATCTGATCGAATCCCTCGATCTGGACGACCTGGGCGAGGGCGGGGAGGAGTGA
- the hutH gene encoding histidine ammonia-lyase: MTALELDGEHLTLEDVVAVARGRRPVALAPEAWARVRRSREAVERLLARGAVIYGVTTGFGHLRNIRISPEQASLLQHNLLQSHAVGVGPELSEEQVRAMMVARLNSLARGHSGVRPEVLQLLIEMLNRGVHPVVPAQGSLGASGDLAPLAHMALPMIGLGEAIVGGRRLPGAAALEAAGLRPLRLEAKEGLALINGTAFMAGIGALVTYDAEILVQTADVVGAMTLEALEGSVVPFDERLHRVRPHPRQMDCAAFLRALLEGSELLSDPQRPSRVQDAYSLRCMPQVHGAVRDVVAYARWALEIELNSATDNPLIFWEEGEAEPAVLSGGNFHGELIALAMDYLAIGLAELANISERRLNRLLDPAENEGRYPPFLALDPGLHSGFMLVQYTAAALASENKVLAHPASVDTIPSSANTEDHVSMGATAVRHAEMVLRNAQRVVAAELFAAGQAIDLRRRQAGRPLRMGKGTAAAYALLRQHVPFLEADTVMAPWMERACRLVAEGHLLRAAREGIAGLRAE; the protein is encoded by the coding sequence ATGACGGCGCTGGAGCTGGACGGCGAACATCTCACCCTGGAGGATGTGGTGGCGGTAGCCCGGGGACGGCGCCCGGTGGCCCTGGCCCCCGAGGCCTGGGCTCGGGTCCGACGAAGCCGGGAGGCGGTGGAGCGATTGCTCGCCCGGGGGGCGGTGATCTACGGGGTGACCACCGGGTTCGGACACCTGCGGAACATCCGCATCTCCCCGGAGCAGGCGTCGCTTCTGCAGCACAACCTGTTGCAGAGCCACGCGGTCGGGGTGGGGCCGGAGCTCTCGGAGGAGCAGGTGCGGGCGATGATGGTGGCCCGGCTGAACTCCCTGGCCCGGGGCCACTCCGGGGTCCGCCCGGAGGTCCTCCAGCTGCTCATCGAGATGCTCAACCGGGGGGTCCATCCCGTGGTCCCGGCCCAGGGCTCCCTGGGGGCCAGCGGGGACCTGGCGCCGCTGGCCCATATGGCGTTGCCGATGATCGGCCTGGGGGAGGCCATCGTCGGGGGCCGGCGGCTGCCCGGAGCCGCCGCCCTGGAGGCGGCGGGGCTGCGGCCGCTGCGGCTGGAGGCCAAGGAGGGCCTGGCCCTGATCAACGGGACGGCCTTCATGGCCGGGATCGGCGCCCTGGTCACTTACGACGCCGAGATCCTGGTGCAGACCGCGGATGTGGTGGGGGCGATGACCCTGGAGGCCCTGGAGGGATCCGTCGTCCCCTTCGACGAGCGCCTCCACCGGGTGCGGCCCCATCCCCGGCAGATGGACTGCGCGGCGTTCCTGCGGGCGCTGTTAGAGGGCAGCGAGCTGCTGAGCGATCCCCAGCGTCCCTCCCGGGTGCAGGATGCTTACTCCCTGCGCTGCATGCCCCAGGTGCACGGCGCGGTGCGGGACGTGGTGGCCTACGCCCGCTGGGCCCTGGAGATCGAGCTGAACAGCGCCACAGACAACCCGCTCATCTTCTGGGAAGAGGGGGAAGCGGAGCCCGCGGTGCTGTCGGGGGGGAATTTCCACGGCGAGCTGATCGCCCTGGCCATGGATTACCTGGCCATCGGCCTGGCGGAGCTGGCCAACATCTCGGAGCGCCGCCTCAACCGGCTGCTGGATCCGGCGGAGAACGAAGGGCGGTATCCCCCCTTCTTGGCCCTGGACCCAGGGCTGCATTCCGGCTTCATGCTGGTGCAGTATACGGCGGCGGCCCTGGCCTCGGAGAACAAGGTGCTGGCCCACCCGGCCAGCGTGGACACCATCCCCTCCTCGGCGAACACGGAGGATCACGTGAGCATGGGCGCCACGGCCGTGCGCCACGCGGAGATGGTGTTGCGCAACGCCCAGCGGGTGGTGGCTGCGGAGCTGTTCGCAGCGGGCCAGGCCATCGACCTGCGCCGGCGGCAGGCCGGGCGTCCGCTGCGGATGGGGAAGGGGACGGCGGCGGCCTACGCCCTCCTCCGCCAGCACGTGCCCTTCCTGGAGGCGGACACGGTGATGGCGCCGTGGATGGAACGGGCCTGCCGGCTGGTGGCGGAAGGACACCTCCTGCGCGCCGCCCGAGAGGGGATCGCCGGATTGCGCGCCGAATGA
- a CDS encoding homoserine dehydrogenase — translation MTRSLQRVALIGFGAVGRAFARLLLRKREEILQRYALDLRVTGIITARRGAAWDPEGLDLTAALEAVERGGDLSALSRSPAPRETLAFIERCPADVVVEITVLDPRTGQPATDHVRAALRSGRHVVTANKGPLAFAYRELRDLARSRGRAFLYESTVMDGAPLFSLVREGLPATHILGFRAILNSTTNFILTRMEEGIPFEEAVRQAQAIGIAEADPSNDIDGWDAAVKTCVLANVWMEADLRPDAVERTGIRGIGPEDLAAARREGRRIRLVCTAERSADGTVRARVAPEAVPLEDLLAHVRGTSSVITLRTDTLKQLTLIEHEPEPAQTAFGILADLINVARGHWG, via the coding sequence ATGACCCGTTCTCTGCAACGCGTAGCCCTCATCGGGTTCGGGGCGGTGGGGCGCGCCTTCGCCCGGCTGCTCCTGCGCAAGCGCGAGGAGATCCTCCAGCGCTACGCGCTGGACCTGCGGGTCACCGGGATCATCACCGCCCGCCGGGGGGCGGCCTGGGATCCCGAGGGGCTGGACCTGACCGCCGCCCTGGAGGCGGTGGAGCGGGGCGGGGATCTGAGCGCCCTCAGCCGGAGCCCGGCGCCCCGGGAGACCCTGGCCTTCATCGAGCGGTGCCCGGCGGATGTGGTCGTGGAGATCACCGTCCTGGATCCGCGCACCGGACAGCCGGCCACGGACCACGTTCGGGCGGCCCTGCGCTCGGGTCGGCATGTGGTGACCGCCAACAAGGGCCCCCTGGCCTTCGCCTACCGGGAGCTGCGGGACCTCGCCCGCTCCCGCGGCCGGGCCTTTCTCTATGAATCCACCGTGATGGACGGCGCCCCGCTCTTCAGCCTGGTCCGCGAGGGGCTGCCGGCCACCCACATCCTGGGCTTCCGGGCTATTCTCAACAGCACCACCAACTTCATCCTCACCCGGATGGAGGAGGGGATCCCCTTTGAGGAGGCCGTGCGGCAGGCCCAGGCCATCGGGATCGCCGAGGCCGATCCATCGAATGACATCGATGGATGGGACGCAGCGGTCAAGACGTGCGTGCTGGCCAATGTGTGGATGGAGGCGGATCTGCGGCCGGATGCGGTGGAGCGGACCGGCATCCGGGGGATCGGGCCGGAGGACCTGGCGGCGGCGCGGCGGGAGGGGCGCCGGATCCGGCTGGTGTGCACGGCGGAGCGCTCGGCGGACGGGACGGTGCGGGCCCGGGTGGCCCCGGAGGCCGTCCCCCTGGAGGACCTGCTGGCCCACGTGCGGGGGACCTCCTCCGTGATCACCCTGCGCACCGACACCCTGAAGCAGCTCACCCTAATCGAGCACGAGCCCGAGCCGGCCCAGACGGCCTTCGGCATCCTGGCGGACCTCATCAACGTCGCGCGGGGCCATTGGGGATAG
- a CDS encoding Uma2 family endonuclease — MGVKMVVWTDRPRTFEAPYLARIGGWTLERYLTEAPEDQIWEFARGEVLVHSPATAEHQRLVGFLYRLLQEFCERTRWGEALTGPAALQILPDVVREPDVFVLAPEDIPHARGVPLTVRPVLIIEVTSPSTRTLDREEKAQDYAQAGVPEYWVVDPEHRELWVYRQSGETYQAERVTAGWVSSVAVRGFALRVEWLWQDPLPSAKECLEEIEQRNR; from the coding sequence ATGGGCGTGAAAATGGTGGTGTGGACGGATCGGCCGCGCACTTTCGAGGCTCCCTATCTCGCGCGAATCGGGGGCTGGACCCTGGAGCGCTATCTAACGGAGGCCCCGGAGGATCAGATCTGGGAATTCGCCCGCGGGGAGGTTCTGGTGCATTCGCCAGCTACTGCCGAACACCAGCGCCTGGTCGGCTTCCTGTATCGGCTGCTCCAGGAGTTCTGCGAGCGAACCCGGTGGGGCGAAGCCCTGACCGGCCCGGCGGCCCTCCAGATCCTGCCGGACGTGGTACGGGAGCCCGATGTGTTCGTGCTGGCCCCGGAAGACATCCCCCATGCCCGGGGCGTCCCGCTTACGGTGCGCCCTGTGCTCATCATCGAAGTGACCAGCCCTTCCACCCGCACCCTCGATCGGGAGGAGAAGGCCCAGGATTACGCCCAGGCAGGGGTGCCGGAATACTGGGTGGTGGATCCCGAGCATCGGGAGCTCTGGGTGTATCGGCAGTCCGGAGAGACCTACCAGGCGGAGCGGGTGACCGCCGGATGGGTGTCCAGCGTCGCGGTGCGGGGCTTCGCTCTGCGAGTGGAATGGCTGTGGCAGGATCCCCTCCCCTCGGCGAAGGAGTGTCTGGAGGAGATCGAGCAACGCAACCGCTAA